Below is a window of Phormidium ambiguum IAM M-71 DNA.
AATTTTACGCCGTCAATTAGAGCAAGTTGAAGAAGAATTTGCGGATGATGCAGTTTATGAAGAAGCAACGGATGAAGCTATTACTAATACTACCAGATTGTTTCGCCAACTTTCGCCGGAAGAACAACAATTATTACAAGAAATGCGACAATGGGCAGAAGATGCAGCTAGGCGATCGGATACCAAAGCTAAAGAGTTATTGAATTGTATTTTTACTCATATTAAACCGAATGGGGAATGGTCAAATCAACGGGTAATTATTTTCACCGAATATCGGGCTACTCAAAAATGGTTGTATAACTTGTTAGCAACAGAAAATTTAGTGGAAGGGGAAAGATTGATGACCCTTTATGGTGGTATGGTGTCGGAAGAACGGGAAAAAGTTAAAGCTGCTTTTCAAACTAATCCTGACATTTCCCCTGTGCGAATTTTACTGGCAACTGATGCTGCTTCGGAAGGTTTAGATTTACAGAATTATTGTTCAAAATTGATTCATTATGAGATTCCTTGGAATCCGAATCGCATGGAACAGCGGAATGGGAGAATTGACCGTCACGGACAAAAAGCTAAAGAAGTTTTAGTATACCATTTTGTCGGTAAAGATTACCAACAGAATTCTATATCAGGAACTAAACCGGGGGAATTAGAAGGCGATTTAGAATTTTTAATGCGTGCGGCATTAAAAGTTAATAATATTAGAGAAGATTTGGGTAAAGTCGGCCCAGTGATTGCCCAACAGGTAGAAGAGGCGATGTTAGGATATCGCACAAATTTAGATACTAGCAAAGCAGAACGGGAATCGGAACCTGTACGGCGAATGTTGAAATTTGAGCGAAAGGTAAGAGAGCAAATTGAGAAATTGCGGGAACAATTAAACGAAACTCGGCAGAATTTACGGTTAACTCCTGATAATATTGAAGCGGTAGTTAAGATTGGGTTAGAATTAGCAGAACAACCGCCATTAATCGAAGCTGAAATAGAAGGTTTATCGGGAAAAGCTTTTTATTTACCTCCTTTAAAAAGCAGTTGGGCGGCGTGTAGTGAAGGGTTAGCCCATCCGCATACAAAAGAGATTCGTGCGATCGCATTCGATCCAGAATTATGTCAAGGTAGAGATGATATCGTCTTAGCCCATTTAAACCACCGCTTAGTACAAATGTGTTTGCGTTTGTTGCGGGCAGAAGTTTGGTCTGAGGATGGGAAAAAAGGCTTAAATCGAGTTACGGCGAGGTTAGTTTCTCCTACTTCTGGATTAGAAACTCCGGCTGTAGTTGCTTATGGCAGATTGGTGATTTTAGGAAGTGACCAACAGCGGTTACATGAAGAAGTAATTACGGCAGGGGGTGTTTTGAAAGATGGTAAATTTACTAAGTTGAAAGTGATGCAATTACAAACGGCGTTAGGTGCAATTTTACCGAAAGTGCCACCAGAAAATATAATCGAAAAAGCGGTAAAACTTTGGCCTAGTTACAAAGATGAATTGTTGAATAGTTTGCAGGTGAGAATGAGTGAGAGAACTGCTAGTTTGCAACGAGATTTACAAAATCGTGCAGATAAAGAAGTAGCAGATATTACGGCTATTTTAACTGAGTTACAGCACAGTATTGAGAAGGAATTAGAGGAACCAGAATTTAAACAATT
It encodes the following:
- the drmD gene encoding DISARM system SNF2-like helicase DrmD; its protein translation is MNSIRTIPELGQLVKVRSRQYVVTDIRKSAIPANPVVRGTERPENLVTLSSVEDDALGEELQVIWELEPEAVIRERMELPQPTAFDEPAKLDAFLDAVRWGAASTADIRTLQSPFRSGIDIEDYQLDPVVRAIQMPRVNLLIADDVGLGKTIEAGLVAQELTIRHRCRRILIICPSALQIQWRDQMRDKFGLDFRIVDSNLMKELRRSRGIHVNPWQHFPRLITSIDFIKRDRPLRLFRELLPAEGEPLYPRRFDLLIVDEAHNVAPSGGGKYAVDSLRTATIRLLVPHFEHKLFLTATPHNGYPESFTALLELLDSQRFARGVSPDKKQLQVVMVRRLKQEMQNWDGSPLFPVRKLEPILVDYPAAERRAHAALKRYTELRCKGVADNTEKYATEFVLKLLKKRLFSSPEAFAITLAQHEQSLTNARRRTTSLSRPTEGILRRQLEQVEEEFADDAVYEEATDEAITNTTRLFRQLSPEEQQLLQEMRQWAEDAARRSDTKAKELLNCIFTHIKPNGEWSNQRVIIFTEYRATQKWLYNLLATENLVEGERLMTLYGGMVSEEREKVKAAFQTNPDISPVRILLATDAASEGLDLQNYCSKLIHYEIPWNPNRMEQRNGRIDRHGQKAKEVLVYHFVGKDYQQNSISGTKPGELEGDLEFLMRAALKVNNIREDLGKVGPVIAQQVEEAMLGYRTNLDTSKAERESEPVRRMLKFERKVREQIEKLREQLNETRQNLRLTPDNIEAVVKIGLELAEQPPLIEAEIEGLSGKAFYLPPLKSSWAACSEGLAHPHTKEIRAIAFDPELCQGRDDIVLAHLNHRLVQMCLRLLRAEVWSEDGKKGLNRVTARLVSPTSGLETPAVVAYGRLVILGSDQQRLHEEVITAGGVLKDGKFTKLKVMQLQTALGAILPKVPPENIIEKAVKLWPSYKDELLNSLQVRMSERTASLQRDLQNRADKEVADITAILTELQHSIEKELEEPEFKQLELFNTEEKSQFERNVNSLRLRLEQIPREIEQESAIIRSRFANPTPRLFPLAVTYLIPQKLTR